One region of Halomicrobium sp. LC1Hm genomic DNA includes:
- a CDS encoding extracellular solute-binding protein: protein MMEHNTDDDDRSDRDRTRPSSRRGFLAASSTLAASALAGCTDMLPGGGGETSGSELSVGDFRGSGPLVEQRSAPEGTSIDDLPDLSGELTMYLGGGESGLYLDLIDLLEQIYPDFDVSPQQDSASNLANRISVENNAGNTPADVFMAVDAGALGSVAQDGNAASMSSEVTDPVRDAFKDSEGRWVGFAGRARAIPYNTNELSASDVPSTVAAFPETSAFGDSFGWAPSYSAFQSFVTAMRVIEDDETTRQWLQSMQDLGVTTYDNEFAVSNRVADGEISAGFANHYYSLRVQSDRSSAPIDLAFTEGDAGALVNVSGAQILDGTENKELAENFLRHVLSAEAQEFFATRTYAYPMISGVEPVGGLPTIDELNPPDIDLGELSDLGGTVDMLREVGVL, encoded by the coding sequence ATGATGGAACACAACACCGACGACGACGATCGATCGGATCGAGATCGCACGCGTCCGTCGTCACGCCGGGGCTTCTTGGCCGCGAGCAGCACGCTCGCCGCCAGCGCGCTCGCCGGGTGTACGGACATGCTCCCTGGTGGGGGCGGCGAGACGAGCGGGAGCGAACTGTCCGTGGGAGACTTCCGCGGCTCAGGTCCACTCGTCGAACAACGCTCCGCTCCGGAGGGGACCAGCATCGACGACCTTCCGGACCTCTCGGGCGAACTGACGATGTATCTCGGTGGCGGCGAGAGCGGCCTCTACCTCGATCTGATCGATCTCCTCGAACAGATCTACCCCGATTTCGACGTGAGCCCACAGCAGGACTCGGCCAGCAACCTCGCGAACCGAATCAGTGTCGAGAACAACGCCGGTAACACGCCCGCAGACGTGTTCATGGCCGTCGACGCCGGTGCGCTCGGATCGGTCGCACAGGACGGAAACGCCGCGTCGATGTCCAGCGAGGTGACCGATCCGGTTCGCGACGCCTTCAAGGACAGCGAGGGCCGCTGGGTCGGCTTCGCCGGCCGCGCCCGCGCGATCCCGTACAACACGAACGAGCTCTCGGCCAGTGACGTACCGAGTACGGTCGCGGCGTTCCCCGAGACGAGCGCCTTCGGAGACTCCTTCGGCTGGGCACCCAGTTACAGCGCCTTCCAGTCGTTCGTGACCGCCATGCGTGTCATCGAGGACGACGAGACGACCCGCCAGTGGCTCCAGTCCATGCAGGACCTCGGAGTGACGACCTACGACAACGAGTTCGCCGTCTCGAACCGCGTGGCCGACGGCGAGATCTCGGCCGGTTTCGCGAACCACTACTACTCGCTGCGGGTCCAGAGCGACCGCTCCTCGGCCCCGATCGACCTCGCGTTCACCGAGGGCGACGCCGGTGCGCTGGTCAACGTCTCCGGTGCCCAGATCCTCGACGGCACCGAGAACAAGGAACTCGCGGAGAACTTCCTCCGACACGTCCTCTCGGCGGAGGCCCAGGAGTTCTTCGCCACTCGGACGTACGCGTACCCGATGATCTCGGGCGTCGAGCCGGTCGGCGGTCTCCCGACGATCGACGAGCTGAACCCGCCGGACATCGATCTGGGCGAGCTGTCGGATCTGGGCGGGACCGTCGACATGCTGCGTGAGGTCGGCGTCCTCTGA
- a CDS encoding iron ABC transporter permease, translating into MATGDRDRVAEQSQGATTERSASRVLSGVAVAITLLVLSPLAWLVLRAGEMDTARAIELLTSQTTIEVTANTIVLVGSVTLLSALVGVPLAILTVQTDLPFRRFWTVTSALPLVVPSYIGAFAFVSAFGPQGHLSDLLAPLGVEQIPAIYGLPGATLVLTLFTYPYIFLTTRAALLSFDGTIVEAARSLNHTRWEAFKRVTLPQILPGIAGGGLLVALYTLGDFGTPSIMKYDVFTRMIFNEFGARRIDYAAVLSWLLLAMAVVVLAIESRIEAGRDGAYVSRGARRPGEIKLGVWKLPATLFCGAIATLGLALPIAILLQWLVRGGVGYSDAGRPFQLGFAWNSLTVAAAAAAVSVVVALPLAYLAARGDSRVSSLPDRLSYVGYAVPGVVLGLALVFLSLKYVPFVYNTVFLLVFAYVVRFMPQAVGTTKSSLLQVDPSYVEAARSLGYPPLTAFRKVVLPLVAPGIAAGGALVFLTTMKELPATLMLRPLGFETFVTYIWRVQESGYYGQAAVPALVLVVVSGLSMLVILGREQQNGA; encoded by the coding sequence ATGGCCACCGGAGATCGCGACCGCGTCGCCGAGCAGAGCCAGGGAGCGACCACCGAACGCTCCGCCTCCAGAGTGCTCTCCGGCGTCGCCGTCGCGATCACGCTCCTCGTGCTCTCGCCGCTCGCCTGGCTCGTCCTCCGGGCCGGCGAGATGGACACCGCGCGTGCGATCGAGTTGCTCACCAGCCAGACGACGATCGAGGTGACGGCGAACACGATCGTGCTGGTGGGCAGCGTGACCCTGTTGTCCGCGCTCGTCGGGGTGCCACTGGCGATTTTGACCGTCCAGACGGACCTCCCTTTCCGCCGGTTCTGGACGGTCACGAGCGCGTTGCCGCTGGTCGTCCCCAGCTACATCGGCGCGTTCGCGTTCGTCTCGGCCTTCGGCCCGCAGGGCCACCTCTCGGACCTGCTCGCGCCGCTTGGCGTCGAGCAGATCCCGGCGATCTACGGGCTCCCGGGCGCGACGCTGGTGTTGACGCTGTTTACGTACCCCTACATCTTCCTGACGACCCGCGCCGCCCTGCTGTCGTTCGACGGGACGATCGTCGAGGCCGCACGGTCGCTCAACCACACGCGCTGGGAGGCGTTCAAGCGCGTCACGCTGCCCCAGATCCTGCCGGGGATCGCTGGCGGCGGGCTGCTCGTGGCCCTCTACACGCTGGGCGACTTCGGGACGCCGTCGATCATGAAGTACGACGTGTTCACCCGAATGATCTTCAACGAGTTCGGGGCGCGCCGGATCGACTACGCCGCCGTGCTCTCGTGGCTGTTGCTCGCCATGGCGGTCGTCGTCCTCGCCATCGAGTCGCGGATCGAGGCCGGTCGAGACGGCGCGTACGTCAGTCGCGGCGCGCGCCGCCCCGGCGAGATCAAACTCGGCGTCTGGAAGCTCCCGGCGACGCTGTTCTGTGGCGCGATCGCGACGCTCGGACTCGCGCTGCCGATCGCGATTCTCCTCCAGTGGCTCGTCAGGGGCGGCGTCGGCTACTCGGATGCTGGCCGCCCCTTCCAGCTGGGCTTTGCCTGGAACTCGCTGACCGTCGCGGCCGCGGCGGCGGCGGTCAGCGTCGTCGTCGCGCTCCCGCTCGCGTACCTCGCGGCCCGTGGCGACTCGCGGGTCAGCTCGCTGCCGGACCGACTGAGCTACGTCGGCTACGCGGTCCCCGGCGTCGTGCTGGGCCTCGCGCTGGTCTTCCTCAGCCTCAAGTACGTCCCCTTCGTCTACAACACGGTGTTCCTGCTCGTGTTCGCCTACGTCGTCCGGTTCATGCCACAGGCGGTGGGGACGACGAAGTCGTCGCTGTTACAGGTCGATCCCAGCTACGTCGAGGCCGCTCGGTCGCTGGGATACCCGCCGCTGACGGCCTTCCGGAAGGTCGTCTTGCCTCTGGTCGCGCCCGGTATCGCGGCCGGCGGCGCGCTGGTCTTCCTGACGACGATGAAAGAGCTGCCGGCGACGCTCATGTTGCGGCCGCTTGGCTTCGAGACCTTCGTCACGTACATCTGGCGGGTCCAGGAGTCCGGCTACTACGGGCAGGCCGCGGTCCCGGCGCTCGTACTCGTCGTCGTGTCCGGACTGTCGATGCTCGTCATCCTCGGGAGGGAACAACAGAATGGAGCCTGA
- a CDS encoding glycosyltransferase family 39 protein yields MTPRRHRLAVAGLAVTAGIAVYALATQVFPYHTTNHDEAVYLQQAAMVLEGRLFLDPPVTDAFRPWFFVEAGDGRLYPKYSPVPAAMFAVGTLLGSARVALALVAAGVVALTVRVGTELFDRRRGLLAGGLLLGSPLFLVDASVFLPYVPTTLWNLAFAAGYLHADRTGSRASAVAAGAAIGIAFFARPYTAVLFAAPFIVHALWTLRELEREPLVRQGLTAALGIVGVAVALGYNAVVTGDPLRFPYQVFAPMDGPGFGVREIAGYSREYTPALALRSNAEALWVYATRWVVAGALGTLAAALGFATAIRRGLTPRQATVAGIALTVPVGNLFFWGTLNTLGELDRAGDGLVHTLGTYYHVDLLLPTAVFGAVGLTVAWDRLRQTVQRRSWASARHVTAVLVLSATLCAGLGVAMVAEPMSDNAAVTDRYEQAYEPFEDRSLDDGLVFLPTPYGDWLGHPFQALRNDPGYDDGTVYALDERQFAVVDAFPDREIYRYTYRGPWSPTTGATVEPRLQRVEHASGETVRQETTLGVPQFAERVSIRLASENGSGYTTADVAGRESLSLQLALDGERAALTGEGLDRTVVPLADRERLVLSAFVDYGTGAGFTYRFEVPVETADGRVRVLTPYAEVCRDGRLCGGEAAYVPGSHEDGVSIETTLTTP; encoded by the coding sequence ATGACGCCCCGCCGCCACCGGCTCGCGGTCGCGGGGCTGGCGGTGACGGCGGGGATCGCCGTCTACGCGCTGGCGACGCAGGTGTTTCCCTACCACACGACCAACCACGACGAGGCCGTCTACCTCCAGCAGGCGGCCATGGTGCTGGAGGGGCGGCTGTTCCTCGATCCGCCCGTCACCGACGCGTTCCGACCGTGGTTCTTCGTCGAGGCCGGCGACGGTCGGCTGTACCCCAAGTACTCGCCGGTGCCGGCCGCGATGTTCGCGGTCGGGACGCTCCTGGGCAGCGCCCGCGTCGCGCTCGCGCTCGTGGCCGCTGGCGTCGTCGCGCTGACGGTTCGGGTCGGCACCGAACTGTTCGACCGTCGGCGGGGACTGCTGGCCGGGGGGTTGCTGCTGGGCTCGCCGCTCTTTCTCGTCGACGCGTCCGTCTTCCTACCGTACGTCCCGACGACGCTCTGGAACCTCGCGTTCGCGGCGGGGTACCTCCACGCCGACCGGACCGGGAGTCGGGCGAGCGCGGTCGCGGCGGGTGCGGCAATCGGGATCGCGTTCTTCGCGCGTCCCTACACCGCAGTCCTGTTCGCCGCGCCGTTCATCGTCCACGCGCTGTGGACGCTGCGGGAACTGGAGCGCGAGCCACTCGTGCGACAGGGACTGACGGCGGCGCTGGGGATCGTCGGCGTCGCCGTGGCGCTTGGCTACAACGCGGTGGTGACCGGCGATCCGCTGCGCTTTCCCTACCAGGTCTTCGCCCCCATGGACGGACCGGGCTTCGGCGTCCGAGAGATCGCCGGCTACAGCCGGGAGTACACGCCCGCGCTGGCGCTTCGCTCGAACGCCGAGGCGCTGTGGGTGTACGCGACCAGGTGGGTCGTCGCCGGTGCGCTGGGGACGCTGGCGGCCGCCCTCGGCTTCGCGACGGCGATCAGGCGGGGGCTGACGCCGCGCCAGGCGACCGTCGCCGGGATCGCCCTGACGGTGCCCGTCGGGAACCTCTTCTTCTGGGGCACGCTGAACACGCTCGGCGAACTGGATCGGGCCGGCGACGGACTGGTCCACACGCTCGGAACGTACTACCACGTCGACCTCCTCTTGCCGACGGCCGTCTTCGGCGCGGTCGGGCTGACCGTCGCGTGGGATCGGCTCCGCCAGACGGTGCAACGTCGCTCCTGGGCGAGCGCCCGACACGTCACCGCGGTGCTCGTCCTCTCCGCGACGCTCTGTGCCGGCCTGGGCGTCGCCATGGTCGCGGAGCCGATGTCGGACAACGCGGCCGTCACCGACCGCTACGAGCAGGCGTACGAGCCGTTCGAGGACCGGTCGCTCGACGACGGGCTCGTCTTCTTGCCGACGCCGTACGGCGACTGGCTGGGTCATCCCTTCCAGGCCCTGCGAAACGATCCGGGCTACGACGACGGGACGGTGTACGCGCTCGACGAGCGGCAGTTCGCCGTCGTCGACGCGTTCCCGGACCGGGAGATCTATCGGTACACCTACCGCGGGCCGTGGTCGCCCACGACCGGCGCGACCGTCGAGCCGCGGCTCCAGCGCGTCGAGCACGCCAGCGGCGAGACGGTGCGTCAGGAGACGACGCTCGGAGTCCCACAGTTCGCAGAACGCGTGTCGATTCGACTGGCCAGCGAGAACGGAAGCGGCTACACGACCGCCGACGTGGCCGGCCGTGAGTCGCTGTCGCTCCAGTTGGCTCTCGACGGGGAGCGGGCGGCGCTGACCGGCGAGGGCCTCGACCGGACGGTCGTCCCGCTCGCGGACCGCGAGCGACTCGTCCTGTCGGCGTTCGTCGACTACGGCACCGGAGCGGGTTTCACTTACCGGTTCGAAGTGCCCGTCGAGACCGCCGACGGACGCGTCCGCGTCCTGACGCCGTACGCGGAGGTCTGTCGGGACGGGCGACTCTGTGGCGGCGAAGCGGCGTACGTCCCCGGCAGCCACGAGGACGGCGTCTCGATCGAGACGACGCTGACGACACCATGA
- a CDS encoding gluconate 2-dehydrogenase subunit 3 family protein gives MTDYELTRRDAVIALAVGGVAAGSALTWDRLRRDDEQPGLSEQQRETLLALADTIYPEAVDNVDAFVERYVVGKVTDRPAYGRGVATALDELESYAQTWEEQSFAALDQAGRDELLREFSVDTADPDPDGRPEERVRYYLVNELQYALYSSPTGGKLVGLENPQGHPGGTESYRQPPDR, from the coding sequence ATGACCGACTACGAACTCACACGACGCGACGCGGTGATCGCGCTCGCCGTTGGCGGCGTCGCCGCCGGGAGCGCGTTGACCTGGGATCGGCTCCGCCGAGACGACGAGCAGCCGGGGCTGTCCGAGCAACAGCGAGAGACGCTGCTCGCGCTCGCAGACACGATCTATCCCGAGGCCGTCGACAACGTCGACGCGTTCGTCGAGCGGTACGTCGTCGGGAAAGTCACCGACCGGCCGGCGTACGGGCGTGGCGTGGCGACGGCGCTGGACGAACTGGAATCCTATGCCCAGACGTGGGAAGAGCAGTCCTTCGCAGCGCTCGATCAGGCAGGGAGAGACGAGTTGCTCCGGGAGTTCAGCGTCGACACCGCGGATCCGGACCCGGACGGACGACCGGAAGAGCGAGTCCGGTACTACCTGGTCAACGAACTCCAGTACGCGCTGTACTCGTCGCCGACCGGCGGCAAGCTCGTCGGCCTGGAAAATCCGCAGGGCCACCCCGGCGGGACGGAGAGCTACCGACAGCCGCCCGACCGGTGA
- the trmB gene encoding HTH-type sugar sensing transcriptional regulator TrmB, translated as MPRDDLRDALEQVITVFDLGEYEVTAYLAVLEHGELSASELSEHTDIPQPRVYDTVRSLSDVGLVELKDSRPMTVLAIDPREAFDDVQSSLDSLVDDLSRRYTAPTRKPEAVSLVKSRPTILRYLEDIITAAEYELMLSLTPRLLDRFEDALRSVHDEGVAIEIVVSPAAKAPPAGEFDYRSLATTVKGRRGITTPVVAVADGNYSMYATRESVRGNNDRYGVIFNRSELGFLVSGFLNTVLWTTAETIVGNGENLSFPRRYGTIRRCISDLQALDGEFYAAIEGRDVESGDPRVVEGRIVEAEFGRNREVATLTVEGEDGRVAVGDRVAAYEDIEAFTIGVGRDEPPTT; from the coding sequence ATGCCCCGCGACGACCTCCGGGACGCACTGGAGCAGGTCATCACCGTCTTCGATCTCGGTGAGTACGAGGTCACGGCCTACCTCGCGGTGCTGGAACACGGCGAGCTCTCCGCGTCGGAGCTGTCCGAGCACACGGACATCCCACAGCCACGGGTCTACGACACCGTCCGCAGTCTCAGCGACGTCGGCCTCGTCGAGCTGAAGGACAGCCGACCGATGACGGTGCTCGCGATCGATCCACGGGAGGCCTTCGACGACGTGCAGTCTTCGCTGGACTCCCTCGTGGACGACCTCTCGCGGCGCTACACCGCGCCGACGCGCAAGCCCGAGGCGGTCTCGCTGGTGAAGTCGCGCCCGACGATACTGCGCTATCTCGAAGACATCATCACCGCCGCCGAGTACGAGCTGATGCTGTCGCTGACCCCGCGGCTGCTCGACCGGTTTGAGGACGCGCTCCGGTCGGTCCACGACGAGGGCGTCGCCATCGAGATCGTCGTCTCGCCGGCCGCCAAAGCCCCGCCTGCCGGCGAGTTCGACTATCGGAGCCTCGCCACGACTGTCAAAGGCCGGCGCGGGATCACGACGCCGGTCGTCGCCGTCGCCGACGGCAACTACTCGATGTACGCCACCCGCGAGAGCGTGCGAGGGAACAACGACCGCTACGGCGTCATCTTCAACCGCTCTGAGCTTGGCTTTCTCGTCTCGGGCTTTCTCAACACGGTGCTGTGGACGACCGCCGAGACGATCGTCGGCAACGGCGAGAACCTGTCGTTTCCCCGGCGATACGGGACGATCCGACGGTGTATCTCCGATCTGCAGGCCCTCGACGGCGAGTTCTACGCAGCCATCGAGGGACGGGATGTCGAGAGCGGCGATCCGCGCGTCGTCGAGGGCCGGATCGTCGAGGCCGAGTTCGGCCGCAACCGCGAGGTCGCGACCCTGACGGTCGAAGGCGAGGACGGACGCGTCGCCGTCGGGGACCGCGTGGCGGCCTACGAGGATATCGAGGCGTTCACCATCGGCGTCGGCCGCGACGAGCCGCCGACGACGTAG
- a CDS encoding glucose 1-dehydrogenase: MKAVAIRRGSDEPELIEKPRPEPKHGEALVRTLRVGVDGTDHEVLSGSHGGFPEGEDHMVMGHEAVGVVEDPNGTGLDEGQYVVPTVRRKPNGETNEYFRRNEPDMAPDGEYFERGIVGEHGYMSEYFTSPADFLIPIEEEIAPYGIFVEPLSNTEKALEHARATRSAFDWYPESAAVLGNGPLGLLTLWQLTQEFDRAYCLGRRDRPDPTLEFIDEVGATYIDSRETPVDEIPDEYEGMDFIYEATGYAPHAFETVEALAPNGVGALLGIPSSWDFEIDGGSLHNDIVLHNKCLFGSVNAGIRHFAEGAAVVEAMPDDLLDHLVTTVTDPENVEPAFEDGDDQIKAIVEFESP; encoded by the coding sequence ATGAAAGCTGTCGCAATCCGTCGCGGGAGCGACGAGCCGGAACTGATCGAGAAGCCACGGCCGGAGCCAAAACACGGCGAAGCGCTGGTTCGGACGCTCCGAGTCGGTGTCGACGGCACCGACCACGAGGTGTTGAGCGGGTCCCACGGCGGGTTCCCCGAGGGCGAGGACCACATGGTGATGGGCCACGAGGCCGTCGGGGTCGTCGAGGATCCCAACGGCACCGGCCTCGACGAGGGTCAGTACGTCGTTCCGACGGTCCGGCGCAAGCCAAACGGCGAGACCAACGAGTACTTCCGTCGCAACGAGCCGGACATGGCCCCCGACGGCGAGTACTTCGAACGCGGGATCGTCGGCGAGCACGGCTACATGTCCGAGTACTTCACCAGTCCCGCGGACTTCCTGATCCCCATCGAGGAGGAGATCGCGCCGTACGGCATCTTCGTCGAGCCGCTGTCGAACACGGAGAAGGCCCTCGAACACGCCCGCGCGACTCGCTCTGCGTTCGACTGGTACCCCGAGTCGGCCGCCGTGCTGGGCAACGGTCCGCTCGGCCTGTTGACGCTGTGGCAGCTCACCCAGGAGTTCGACCGTGCCTACTGTCTCGGCCGACGTGACCGGCCCGACCCGACCCTGGAGTTCATCGACGAGGTCGGCGCGACGTACATCGACTCCCGCGAGACCCCGGTCGACGAGATCCCCGACGAGTACGAGGGGATGGACTTCATCTACGAGGCGACCGGCTACGCGCCCCACGCGTTCGAGACCGTCGAGGCGCTCGCGCCCAACGGCGTCGGCGCGCTACTCGGCATCCCCAGTTCCTGGGACTTCGAGATCGACGGCGGATCGCTGCACAACGACATCGTCCTCCACAACAAGTGTCTGTTCGGCTCGGTCAACGCCGGCATCCGGCACTTCGCGGAGGGGGCGGCAGTCGTCGAGGCGATGCCCGACGACCTGCTCGATCACCTCGTGACGACGGTCACCGATCCGGAGAACGTCGAGCCGGCCTTCGAGGACGGCGACGATCAGATCAAGGCGATCGTCGAGTTCGAGTCGCCCTGA
- a CDS encoding dolichyl-phosphate hexose transferase: MSQQTVSEREDGFTFDDLTVVMGTYNEAEAIGTVLSDIDAETDGRANVICVDGSSDRTPEIARDHGARVIEQEPQGYGVAVREAVLAADRPVVVTTDCDDTYPMDRLGDFLELINDGADVVSGDRLYHGADPMPAFNRFGNHAFAVLASVLMGERVHDTTTGMRAYRREVVQKIAWTENTGLSAELLIRPLMRGYDVREAPIAYAERAGETKLDPLSGGAAIAKSIVKVCLQEQLR; this comes from the coding sequence ATGAGCCAACAGACGGTTTCAGAACGAGAGGATGGGTTCACCTTCGACGACCTGACGGTCGTCATGGGGACGTACAACGAGGCCGAAGCGATCGGGACGGTCCTCTCGGACATCGACGCCGAGACGGACGGCCGCGCGAACGTGATCTGTGTCGACGGGTCGAGCGACCGCACGCCGGAGATCGCCCGCGACCACGGTGCCCGCGTCATCGAACAGGAGCCACAGGGGTACGGCGTCGCCGTCCGCGAGGCGGTGCTGGCCGCCGACCGGCCCGTGGTCGTCACGACCGACTGTGACGACACGTACCCGATGGATCGTCTCGGCGACTTCCTCGAACTGATCAATGACGGCGCGGACGTGGTCAGCGGCGACCGGCTCTACCACGGTGCCGATCCGATGCCGGCGTTCAATCGCTTCGGGAACCACGCCTTCGCCGTCCTGGCGAGCGTGCTGATGGGCGAGCGCGTCCACGACACCACGACGGGCATGCGGGCCTACCGCCGCGAGGTCGTCCAGAAGATCGCGTGGACCGAGAACACCGGCCTCTCGGCGGAGCTGTTGATCCGCCCGCTGATGCGGGGCTACGACGTGCGCGAAGCGCCCATCGCCTACGCCGAGCGGGCCGGCGAGACGAAGCTCGACCCGCTCTCCGGCGGTGCAGCCATCGCGAAGTCGATCGTCAAGGTCTGCCTCCAGGAGCAGCTCCGCTGA
- a CDS encoding ABC transporter ATP-binding protein: protein MEPDIDTRNTTAAFDSVESAVDDPSATVLELDGITREYGAETAVDDLSLSVNDGELLTLLGPSGCGKTTTLRMIAGLERPSGGSIQIEERAVADGSTFRKPEERNVGIVFQDYALFPHLNVAENIAFGLRDADSHEADERVTELLELVDLTDHREKMPSKLSGGQQQRVALARSLAPEPDVLLLDEPFSNLDVRLRVEMREEVRKILKRAGVTAISVTHDQEEALSISDRVAIMNDGTIEQVGDPAEVFENPESRFVASFLGQASFLSARVAGDDIETGMGTFRTARLNGPVEAYNGATVDVLVRPDDLRAIPTAESTADGYVTQRQYNGPSFVYRVKLHSGDVVHCLHNHSESFEPGEPVEIDLTADHPLAWYPTE, encoded by the coding sequence ATGGAGCCTGACATAGACACACGCAACACGACAGCAGCGTTCGACTCGGTCGAATCGGCGGTCGACGATCCGTCCGCGACCGTCCTCGAACTCGACGGGATCACCCGCGAGTACGGCGCGGAGACGGCGGTCGACGACCTCTCGCTGTCGGTCAACGACGGCGAGCTACTGACACTGCTCGGCCCCTCGGGCTGTGGGAAGACGACGACGCTGCGCATGATCGCCGGCCTCGAACGCCCGTCGGGCGGTTCGATCCAGATCGAGGAGCGGGCCGTCGCCGACGGATCGACCTTCCGCAAGCCCGAAGAGCGAAACGTCGGGATCGTCTTCCAGGACTACGCGCTCTTCCCGCACCTGAACGTCGCGGAGAACATCGCCTTCGGGCTCCGGGACGCCGACAGCCACGAGGCGGACGAGCGGGTCACGGAGCTGCTGGAACTCGTCGATCTCACCGACCACCGCGAGAAGATGCCCAGCAAGCTCTCCGGCGGCCAGCAACAGCGGGTCGCGCTGGCGCGTTCGCTCGCGCCCGAGCCCGACGTGTTGCTGCTCGACGAGCCGTTCTCGAATCTCGACGTGCGCCTCCGTGTCGAGATGCGCGAAGAGGTCCGGAAGATCCTCAAGCGAGCCGGCGTGACCGCGATCTCGGTCACGCACGACCAGGAGGAGGCCCTGTCGATCTCCGACCGGGTCGCGATCATGAACGACGGCACGATCGAGCAGGTGGGCGACCCCGCCGAGGTCTTCGAGAATCCCGAGTCGCGCTTCGTCGCGAGCTTCCTCGGGCAGGCGAGTTTCCTCTCTGCCCGTGTGGCCGGCGACGACATCGAGACCGGGATGGGGACGTTCAGGACGGCGCGGCTCAACGGCCCCGTCGAGGCGTACAACGGCGCGACCGTCGACGTGCTCGTCCGACCCGACGACCTGCGGGCGATCCCGACCGCGGAGTCGACCGCCGACGGCTACGTCACGCAGCGCCAGTACAACGGCCCCTCCTTCGTCTACCGGGTGAAGCTCCACAGCGGCGACGTGGTCCACTGTCTGCACAACCACAGCGAGTCGTTCGAACCGGGCGAACCGGTCGAGATCGACCTGACGGCCGATCACCCGCTGGCCTGGTACCCGACCGAATGA
- a CDS encoding alpha-1 4-glucan-protein synthase encodes MTDICVVVPTIREYECIEAYVENARRHGFDTDRLSFVLVTEDFCDTDEMAALIDDLGVDGEVFDGSRRTEWFERQGVGEYDHLIPEASHAQTSFGLLYMWANDFEYGVFIDDDTLPHDDVDFFGTHMRNLDHDGEIEQVRSDEEWVNVLYQSDHDLYPRGYPYAAMDETVETETAHVDEVVASQGLWTNVPDLDAVRILMDGDLQGQAQTRTTSEDYGTDFVAAPGQYLTVCSMNLAFRREVIPAFYQLPMDDNRWDVGRFDDIWSGLFLKRAADVLGKQVYNGDPLCEHNKAPRSTFSDLTNEVHGLELNEHVWEIVDDAGGDAESYAGVFRAMAQALAEGDFDDWENGPFLNYCGEYMLDWLSCLDEIDPGSLNDEPTAVPADD; translated from the coding sequence ATGACCGACATCTGCGTCGTCGTTCCGACGATCAGGGAGTACGAGTGTATCGAAGCGTACGTCGAGAACGCGCGTCGACACGGGTTCGACACCGACCGGCTGTCCTTCGTTCTCGTGACGGAGGACTTCTGTGACACCGACGAGATGGCCGCGCTGATCGACGATCTGGGCGTCGACGGCGAAGTGTTCGACGGCTCGCGCCGCACCGAGTGGTTCGAACGGCAGGGGGTGGGCGAGTACGACCACCTGATTCCCGAGGCCAGCCACGCACAGACCTCCTTCGGCCTGCTGTACATGTGGGCCAACGACTTCGAGTACGGCGTGTTCATCGACGACGACACGCTCCCCCACGACGACGTGGACTTCTTTGGCACCCACATGCGGAACCTCGATCACGACGGCGAGATCGAGCAGGTCCGCTCGGACGAAGAGTGGGTCAACGTCCTCTACCAGTCCGACCACGACCTCTACCCGCGTGGCTACCCCTACGCCGCCATGGACGAGACCGTCGAGACCGAGACGGCCCACGTCGACGAGGTCGTCGCCTCTCAGGGTCTCTGGACGAACGTTCCCGACCTCGACGCGGTCCGTATCCTGATGGACGGCGACCTCCAGGGCCAGGCCCAGACGCGCACGACCAGCGAGGACTACGGGACGGACTTCGTCGCCGCACCGGGCCAGTACCTCACTGTCTGCTCGATGAACCTCGCCTTCCGTCGAGAAGTGATCCCCGCCTTCTACCAGTTGCCCATGGACGACAACCGCTGGGACGTGGGCCGCTTCGACGACATCTGGAGCGGGCTCTTCCTCAAACGGGCCGCCGACGTGCTCGGCAAGCAGGTGTACAACGGCGATCCCCTCTGTGAGCACAACAAGGCTCCCCGCTCGACGTTCTCGGACCTGACCAACGAGGTCCACGGCCTCGAACTGAACGAACACGTCTGGGAGATCGTCGACGACGCGGGCGGCGACGCCGAGAGCTACGCCGGTGTCTTCCGGGCGATGGCCCAGGCCCTCGCCGAGGGCGACTTCGACGACTGGGAGAATGGCCCGTTCCTGAACTACTGCGGCGAGTACATGCTCGACTGGCTGAGCTGTCTCGACGAGATCGACCCGGGCAGCCTCAACGACGAACCGACCGCCGTACCGGCAGACGATTAG